In Archangium lipolyticum, the genomic stretch GTACGCCGTGTCCAGCCCCAGCGAGCCCACGTTGGTGATGATGGCCGAGCCGAACGCGTCCCGGGGCATGCCTGCCCAGGTCATGTCCAGGTTCAGCGTGTACATGAGGAAGGAGATCAACCAGGTGAAGAGGTTGAGGAACATGTAGGGGAGCTTCTGAATGGTCCCCTTGCTCTTCTCCAGCGCCTCGTCCCTGCGCTGACGGACCTTCTGGACGGCCGCCTCGAGCTCGGCGGAGATCTCCCGCAGGGTCTTCTGCTCGGCGTCGTCGATCTTCGCCGAGGTCAGGTCCACCTTGCCGCCATCGGTCTGCACCACCAGCGTGGAGACGGTGACGCGCTTGCGCAGGTAGATCTTGTTGAAGCGCAGGATGGCGTTGGCGTCCGGACAGCGGCGCAGGGCCTCGGCCATGGCCTTGGCCAGCAGGTGCGTGACGGTGAGGCGGATGCCCGTCTTCTGACGAAAGGCCTCGATGTAGGCCAGGGCGTTGTCCATCCGCAGCGTCATCGTCCCGTACACGGTCGGGTCATACGCGGTCTTCCAGCTTCCGATGGCGAGCTTGCGGAAGCTGGAGACGTTCTCCTTGGGAATGAGCTCCAGGTGAGCCATGACGCGGGGGTTCCTCCAGACGGTACGAACGAGCCGTCCACCATTACGTGTTTCCCGCGCCCGGAGAAAGCCCCCCTGCCCTGCTCACCGACACCCGGGCCCTCCAGGCATGCTGGCGCCCCCGCTCCTACGTTGAGAGGTGGACTGCGTCATGCCCCTGGGAGGGAGAACGGACGGGGTGGGGCTCGGTCCAGGGGCTGGAGGGCGGGCGACGAGACCTATTGACGTCCCGTCCCCTGACGTTAGGCTGCGCCGCTTTTTGCATCTCCCTGGAGGTCACCCTCGTGCTGGTAGCACTCCTCATCGTCGTCTCGCTGGGCTTCCTCGCGGCGCTCGGCTACATCTTCTTCGGTCCGAAGCAGACCGCCGCCCTCCCCACGTCCCACGGGCGGGTCGAGCTGGATGCCGATACCAGGGCCCGTACGGCCCGCCTGGAGTCCGAGCTCGACCGCAAGCGCAAGGAGCTGGATGAGCAGCGCGGCCAGCTGCAGGAGGTGAAGGAGCAGCTCAAGCAGGCCAAGCGGAAGATCTACGAGCAGAAGGAGTCGGAGAAGGGCGAGAAGGACCTGGCCAGGGCCCGCGCCGAGGTGGAGCGCAACGCCTCCACGCAGCTCGAGGTGGTCCGGGGTGAGCTGGCGCAGGCCGAGGCGGAGATCGCCCGGCTGAAGTCCGAGATGGAGATGGGCCGGGGAGG encodes the following:
- a CDS encoding 2-oxo acid dehydrogenase subunit E2, producing MAHLELIPKENVSSFRKLAIGSWKTAYDPTVYGTMTLRMDNALAYIEAFRQKTGIRLTVTHLLAKAMAEALRRCPDANAILRFNKIYLRKRVTVSTLVVQTDGGKVDLTSAKIDDAEQKTLREISAELEAAVQKVRQRRDEALEKSKGTIQKLPYMFLNLFTWLISFLMYTLNLDMTWAGMPRDAFGSAIITNVGSLGLDTAYVPLVPYTRVPIFIAPGAIKDAPVVENGKVVPGKVMNVNASFDHRFIDGFHAGILATTLREMLENPFEHFDKLDDVAPALPAAAEAKAAG